A genomic window from Streptomyces broussonetiae includes:
- the sdhC gene encoding succinate dehydrogenase, cytochrome b556 subunit, translating to MPAGTLYRGREGMWSWVAHRVTGVLIFFFLFVHVLDTALVRVSPEDYDKVVATYKTPIVACLEYGLVAAILFHALNGLRVIAVDFWSKGPRYQKQMFWTVMGVWVVLMVGAIYPVLGHAARVLFGS from the coding sequence GAAGGAATGTGGTCCTGGGTGGCTCACCGAGTCACCGGCGTCCTCATTTTCTTCTTCCTGTTCGTCCACGTGCTGGACACCGCTCTCGTGCGTGTCTCCCCCGAGGACTACGACAAGGTCGTAGCCACGTACAAGACGCCGATCGTCGCGTGCCTCGAATACGGCCTCGTCGCCGCCATTCTCTTCCACGCGCTCAACGGCCTGCGCGTCATCGCCGTCGACTTCTGGTCGAAGGGCCCGCGCTACCAGAAGCAGATGTTCTGGACCGTGATGGGTGTCTGGGTCGTCCTGATGGTCGGCGCGATCTACCCCGTGCTCGGCCACGCCGCTCGTGTTCTGTTCGGGAGCTGA